A stretch of the Streptococcus oralis genome encodes the following:
- a CDS encoding ADP-ribosylglycohydrolase produces MLGAIIGDIVGSVYEWNNIKTKDFPLFREDCFFTDDTVNPNR; encoded by the coding sequence ATGCTAGGAGCTATTATTGGAGATATTGTAGGTTCAGTTTACGAATGGAACAACATCAAAACAAAAGACTTTCCATTATTTCGTGAGGATTGTTTTTTCACGGATGATACGGTAAATCCGAACCGCTGA
- a CDS encoding SAP domain-containing protein, translating into MIESRPVFEKISSFNEFNKYYWYRDELSQICQSLGLENRGTKQELNDIIEQYFKGNLIKKSSVKRKKKRVEVVTLDTPLLECGFSFNAHFREYFSTLTGVSPFKFTADMATAWRKVKKENDLNFTIQDMLKVYYGDSDYAKYDHSVCQWNQFLKDFCADENSRNYSNKLKVASILWKEVRNSSNAKIYSKNLLTEYADKIDEYDK; encoded by the coding sequence TTGATAGAGAGCAGACCTGTGTTTGAAAAAATCTCATCCTTTAATGAGTTTAATAAATACTACTGGTATCGTGATGAACTTTCACAGATATGCCAGTCATTAGGGCTTGAAAATAGAGGTACAAAACAAGAACTCAATGATATTATTGAGCAGTACTTTAAGGGGAATTTGATTAAAAAATCATCAGTAAAAAGGAAAAAGAAACGAGTAGAAGTCGTTACTTTAGATACGCCCTTACTTGAATGTGGATTCTCCTTTAATGCACACTTTAGAGAATATTTCTCAACTTTAACAGGTGTTTCGCCCTTTAAATTTACTGCTGATATGGCCACTGCTTGGAGAAAAGTAAAAAAAGAAAATGATTTGAATTTCACAATCCAAGATATGCTAAAAGTTTATTATGGAGATTCAGATTATGCCAAGTATGACCATTCGGTTTGTCAATGGAATCAATTTTTAAAGGACTTCTGTGCAGACGAAAATAGTCGTAACTACTCAAACAAGTTAAAAGTTGCTTCTATTCTTTGGAAAGAAGTTAGAAATTCAAGTAATGCAAAAATTTATTCAAAGAATCTTTTAACTGAATATGCTGATAAAATAGACGAGTATGACAAGTAG
- a CDS encoding DUF7668 domain-containing protein has translation MGIFDDFEYKENYQDEEKVIEVLKKILRAIHLNNYRDILDCVDGSEVDDVRELLEYIDDSLQLNDFDKIDEYGVDCNFHPNYEYSQLQVYEFNDQTGFVVEYEMTSDSELVDLTLQLEFLYNNDGYKITSIDVDPG, from the coding sequence ATGGGAATATTCGATGATTTTGAGTACAAAGAAAACTACCAAGATGAAGAAAAAGTAATTGAAGTACTCAAAAAGATTTTAAGAGCAATTCATCTAAATAATTATAGAGATATTTTGGATTGTGTTGATGGTTCAGAAGTTGATGATGTAAGAGAGTTACTTGAATATATTGACGATTCATTACAATTAAATGATTTTGATAAAATTGATGAATATGGTGTAGATTGTAATTTCCATCCGAATTATGAGTACTCCCAACTACAAGTTTATGAATTTAATGATCAAACTGGCTTTGTTGTTGAATATGAGATGACCTCCGATTCTGAATTAGTAGATTTAACCCTACAATTAGAATTTTTATACAATAATGATGGTTACAAAATAACTTCTATAGATGTCGACCCTGGATAA
- a CDS encoding ADP-ribosylglycohydrolase, which yields MLGAIIGDIVGSVYDWNNIKTKDFPLFCDDCFFTDDTVSPNR from the coding sequence ATGCTAGGAGCAATTATTGGAGATATTGTAGGTTCAGTTTACGATTGGAACAATATCAAAACGAAGGATTTTCCTTTATTTTGTGATGATTGTTTTTTCACGGATGATACGGTAAGTCCGAACCGCTGA
- a CDS encoding alpha/beta hydrolase: protein MKFHEFGDKNLPPILLIHGGGSSWWNYLRQARILSEEYRVILPTLNGHGEEYQLDYVSTEDSALEILDYIKSNCDGKLFAIGGVSLGGQIAMELLSLDSEIAKKAIIDGSLCIPQPWLAKISIFLVSLFGKLMFNKFSCELELSMMNKLYPKLAYPEEIKAYYLEDLPRTPVKTLVTIYKNYMGCYKLKDMISASKAQVLYIYGEKELNCVKESAKLFHQLHSNTILYEAKGYNHGYLSAYLPYEWIDLVVPFLKSDSLEMCNESDMP, encoded by the coding sequence ATCTTCGTCAAGCACGAATCTTGTCAGAAGAATACCGTGTTATTCTACCCACTTTGAATGGCCACGGCGAGGAATATCAACTTGATTATGTTTCTACTGAAGATTCTGCTTTGGAGATTCTAGACTATATCAAATCAAATTGTGATGGGAAATTGTTTGCAATCGGTGGTGTTTCACTTGGTGGTCAAATTGCCATGGAGCTTTTGTCTTTAGACAGTGAAATTGCTAAGAAGGCCATCATAGACGGAAGTCTCTGTATTCCTCAACCATGGTTAGCTAAAATCAGCATCTTTCTAGTGTCTCTATTTGGTAAGTTGATGTTCAATAAATTCTCTTGCGAACTTGAGTTAAGCATGATGAACAAACTCTATCCTAAACTGGCTTATCCAGAGGAAATAAAAGCTTATTATTTAGAAGATTTGCCAAGGACGCCTGTCAAAACATTGGTGACCATTTACAAAAACTATATGGGATGTTACAAGCTGAAAGATATGATTTCTGCTAGCAAGGCTCAGGTTCTGTATATCTATGGTGAAAAAGAATTGAACTGTGTGAAAGAATCAGCGAAATTATTTCATCAGCTACATTCAAATACAATTTTGTATGAAGCAAAGGGCTATAACCACGGCTATTTATCAGCTTACCTGCCTTATGAGTGGATTGATTTGGTGGTTCCATTTTTAAAGAGTGACTCATTAGAAATGTGTAACGAATCTGATATGCCATAA